The Streptomonospora litoralis genome window below encodes:
- a CDS encoding substrate-binding and VWA domain-containing protein — protein sequence MPNGRHRLPSRTRTALRSPLGFTAAALVLIALVSVAVPVAVRFSGCGETRYLRVAAALSIAPVLQQAADRFNEDTREYAGDCVFAQAAEVPPHRVMTELSGGRTGGSAVAPDVWVPESSAWIELARVSEAGARTIETDPRSLASTPVVIAAPRDTPGLPEPSAAHWEMLMPEERPGERPLVMVDPNRGAAGMAVMHAIRSHLGTGDAADTAMTGFVRDAQPDTAFGEVDPAAVYPVPAGPAPLSVLPEQAVFAYNDAGPATSLQALYPREGTVSLDYPFVATSDDPGMRSAAEDLWRILRTDPYRERLREMGFREPGGSAPAALRAGTGVVAERPETHGELTGDALLSSVEDWNRLSMPSRSLVLADVSAPMRAGIDGGGTRLEVTRDAAMLGLSLFPDNTDLGLWLLSTELGESGREEVEGMAELGSADNGSGTTRREELQEIAEGIEVEGGRSRLYDNILAAYDTVSDTYREDHINSVIVLTAGRDGGSSEISREELVAELQDRFDPERPVTLFIIAFGDQVERGALADIAAATSGTLSVTDDPGEIGDIFLSSISRRLCVPDCER from the coding sequence GTGCCCAACGGCCGACACCGCCTGCCCTCGCGCACCCGCACCGCACTGCGCTCCCCGCTGGGGTTCACCGCCGCGGCCCTCGTGCTGATCGCCCTGGTCAGCGTGGCGGTCCCGGTCGCCGTGCGCTTCTCCGGCTGCGGCGAGACGCGCTACCTGCGCGTCGCCGCGGCGCTGAGCATAGCGCCGGTGCTGCAGCAGGCCGCCGACCGGTTCAACGAAGACACCCGCGAGTACGCGGGGGACTGCGTCTTCGCCCAGGCCGCCGAGGTGCCGCCGCACCGCGTGATGACCGAGCTCTCGGGCGGGCGTACCGGCGGTTCCGCGGTCGCGCCCGACGTGTGGGTGCCAGAGTCCTCGGCGTGGATCGAACTGGCCCGCGTCTCCGAGGCGGGGGCGCGCACGATCGAGACCGACCCGCGCTCGCTGGCCTCCACACCCGTCGTCATCGCCGCACCGCGGGACACCCCCGGGCTGCCCGAGCCCTCCGCCGCGCACTGGGAGATGCTGATGCCCGAAGAGCGCCCCGGCGAGCGTCCGCTGGTGATGGTCGATCCCAACCGCGGCGCCGCCGGCATGGCGGTGATGCACGCGATCCGCAGCCACCTGGGCACGGGCGACGCCGCCGATACCGCCATGACCGGGTTCGTGCGCGACGCCCAGCCCGACACGGCCTTCGGCGAGGTCGATCCCGCGGCGGTCTATCCGGTGCCCGCCGGCCCCGCACCCCTTTCCGTGCTGCCCGAGCAGGCCGTGTTCGCCTATAACGACGCCGGTCCCGCCACTTCGCTGCAGGCGCTGTATCCCCGGGAGGGAACGGTGAGCCTGGACTACCCCTTCGTGGCGACCAGCGACGATCCCGGCATGCGCAGCGCGGCCGAGGACCTGTGGCGGATCCTGCGCACCGACCCCTACCGCGAGCGGCTGCGCGAGATGGGCTTCCGCGAGCCCGGCGGTTCGGCCCCGGCCGCGCTGCGCGCGGGCACCGGTGTCGTCGCCGAGCGGCCCGAGACCCACGGGGAGCTGACCGGCGACGCGCTGCTGTCCTCGGTCGAGGACTGGAACCGGCTGTCCATGCCTTCGCGCTCGCTCGTGCTCGCCGACGTGTCGGCGCCCATGCGGGCCGGCATCGACGGCGGCGGCACCCGCCTGGAGGTCACCCGTGACGCCGCCATGCTGGGGCTGTCGCTGTTCCCCGACAACACCGACCTCGGACTGTGGCTGCTCTCCACCGAGTTGGGCGAGTCGGGGCGCGAGGAGGTCGAGGGTATGGCGGAGCTGGGCAGCGCCGACAACGGCAGCGGCACCACCCGCCGCGAGGAGCTGCAGGAGATCGCCGAGGGCATCGAGGTCGAGGGCGGCCGGTCACGGCTCTACGACAACATCCTCGCCGCCTACGACACCGTCTCCGACACCTACCGCGAGGATCACATCAACAGCGTGATCGTGCTGACCGCGGGCCGCGACGGCGGCTCCAGCGAGATCTCGCGCGAGGAGCTGGTGGCCGAGCTGCAGGACCGGTTCGATCCCGAGCGGCCGGTGACACTGTTCATCATCGCCTTCGGCGACCAGGTCGAGCGCGGCGCCCTGGCGGACATCGCCGCGGCTACCAGCGGTACGCTTTCGGTCACCGACGACCCCGGCGAGATCGGCGACATCTTTCTCAGCTCGATCTCCCGTCGGCTGTGCGTCCCCGACTGCGAACGATGA
- a CDS encoding TrmH family RNA methyltransferase yields the protein MDVIEVPDPGDARLADYFRLRDVNLRKSIETEHGLFMAEGEKVIRRALHAGYSPRSLLLTRRRLEALSGLAAAVDAPVYVVDDAVAEQLTGFDVHRGALASFHRRPLPAVEEVLRGARRVVVLEDVLDHTNVGAIFRSAAGLGLDAVLLAPRCADPLYRRSVKVSMGAVFAQPYSRLDDWYGGLEALRERGFQLLALTPGAAAEPLPDALARIGSAPVALMFGSEGDGLSSHWLEQADSGVRIPMAGREVDSLNVTAAAAIACYELVRPPTGG from the coding sequence ATGGACGTCATCGAGGTGCCCGATCCCGGCGACGCGCGCCTGGCCGACTACTTCCGGCTGCGCGACGTCAACCTGCGCAAGAGCATCGAGACCGAGCACGGGCTGTTCATGGCCGAGGGCGAGAAGGTCATCCGGCGAGCCCTGCACGCCGGCTACAGCCCCCGCTCGCTGCTGCTGACCCGGCGCCGCCTGGAGGCCCTATCCGGCCTCGCCGCGGCCGTCGACGCCCCCGTCTACGTCGTCGACGACGCGGTGGCCGAGCAGCTGACCGGCTTCGACGTGCACCGCGGCGCGCTCGCCTCCTTCCACCGCCGCCCGCTGCCCGCGGTCGAGGAGGTGCTGCGCGGCGCCCGCCGCGTCGTCGTGCTGGAGGACGTGCTCGACCACACCAACGTCGGCGCGATCTTCCGCAGCGCAGCGGGTCTGGGCCTCGACGCCGTACTCCTCGCCCCCCGCTGCGCCGACCCCCTCTACCGCCGGTCGGTCAAGGTCTCCATGGGCGCGGTGTTCGCCCAGCCCTACAGCCGCCTCGACGACTGGTACGGCGGCCTCGAAGCGCTGCGCGAGCGAGGGTTCCAGCTGCTCGCGCTCACCCCCGGCGCCGCCGCCGAACCGCTGCCGGACGCGCTCGCCCGCATCGGCTCCGCACCGGTGGCGCTGATGTTCGGCAGCGAGGGCGACGGCCTGTCCTCGCACTGGCTGGAGCAGGCCGACTCCGGCGTGCGCATCCCGATGGCCGGACGCGAGGTCGACTCCCTCAACGTCACCGCGGCCGCCGCCATCGCCTGCTACGAGCTGGTGCGGCCGCCGACGGGCGGGTGA
- a CDS encoding 2-hydroxyacid dehydrogenase, producing the protein MADRVLVPWAQNLENAPAGIAGDVFAGDGEPAADLSRVGFYVVPYGRGQRLELMEHMPGLRAVQLLTAGYERALDHLPPGVELCNGRGLHDASTAEHALALVLAAQRELPRWAGDQAAHRWEPHYTRSLADSRVLIAGYGSIGEALEARLVPNECDVVRVARTARPEQGVHGIGKLHDLLPGASIVVLTAPHTPETEGLIGAAELALLPDDALVVNVGRGPLLDTAALLAEKGRVRAALDVTDPEPLPAGHPLWEAPGVYITPHVAGGSDTFYPRARRFVDEQLRRWAAGEPLANVVRSGD; encoded by the coding sequence ATGGCCGACCGCGTGCTGGTGCCCTGGGCGCAGAACCTGGAGAACGCGCCGGCGGGGATCGCCGGAGACGTCTTCGCGGGTGACGGAGAACCCGCCGCCGACCTGTCCCGGGTCGGCTTCTACGTGGTCCCCTACGGTCGCGGCCAGCGCCTGGAGCTGATGGAGCACATGCCGGGCCTGCGCGCCGTCCAGTTGCTGACCGCCGGTTACGAGCGGGCGCTGGACCACCTGCCCCCGGGTGTCGAACTGTGCAACGGCCGCGGCTTGCACGACGCGAGCACCGCCGAACACGCCTTGGCGCTCGTCCTCGCCGCGCAGCGCGAACTGCCGCGCTGGGCCGGCGACCAGGCCGCGCACCGCTGGGAGCCCCACTACACGCGCTCGCTGGCGGACTCGCGGGTGCTGATCGCGGGCTACGGCAGCATCGGCGAGGCCCTGGAGGCGCGGCTGGTGCCCAACGAGTGCGACGTGGTGCGCGTGGCCCGCACGGCACGCCCCGAGCAGGGGGTCCACGGCATCGGCAAGCTGCACGACCTGCTGCCCGGCGCCTCGATCGTGGTGCTGACCGCGCCGCACACGCCCGAGACCGAGGGCCTGATCGGTGCCGCTGAGCTGGCGCTGCTGCCCGACGACGCCCTGGTGGTCAACGTGGGCCGCGGGCCGCTGCTCGACACCGCCGCGCTGCTGGCGGAGAAGGGGCGCGTGCGTGCCGCCCTGGACGTCACCGACCCCGAGCCGCTGCCCGCCGGCCACCCGCTGTGGGAGGCCCCCGGCGTCTACATCACTCCGCACGTCGCCGGCGGATCCGACACCTTCTACCCGCGCGCCCGCCGGTTCGTCGACGAGCAGCTGCGGCGCTGGGCCGCCGGCGAGCCGCTGGCCAACGTGGTGCGCTCCGGAGACTGA
- a CDS encoding bifunctional 3'-5' exonuclease/DNA polymerase, with the protein MRIAAVAEAEGGGRLRELAEEGPRSRGAVWRVGDLAGAVADHEHRGEHGPQAEPRRWIFADTAEIYPALLDRGVRIARCHDTTLVEALLMAHAGRFGEPHALGAAWARLHGRDVPADPAPASGEGAEPQPALFEPDRSTLPPDADPLDALAEVYADQQHRIAALPHPGRFALLAAVESAGALAAAEMAQAGVPWRADVHDAVLTEHLGPRPPAGTRPPVLADLAEQISAAFGRSVNPDSPAQLLRAFEAVGHPVPSTRSWVLQRVDHPGVPLLLRYKELARLHSAHGWAWLDTWVSRGRFRPDYVVGGVVSGRWATRGGGALQIPKAVRRAVVADPDWTLVCADAGQLEPRILAAVSGDSGLAAAAGSDDLYARLAGSFGGDRGRAKIALLAAMYGQTSGDAAALLPRMRRHYPRAVGYVDAAARAGEEGRLVRSWLGRTCPPPAWSPDPADDGGDRSERAARDRGRFTRNFVIQATAAEWALVLMAAVRRGLAGLDTSRGSARMVFFQHDELVLHVPRALAGDVTAILRGAADEAAALMFGGTPVRFPLDIAVVDRYADA; encoded by the coding sequence ATGCGCATCGCGGCGGTAGCTGAGGCCGAAGGCGGCGGGCGCCTGCGCGAACTCGCTGAGGAGGGCCCGCGCTCCCGCGGCGCCGTGTGGCGGGTGGGCGACCTCGCCGGGGCCGTGGCCGACCACGAGCACCGCGGCGAACACGGCCCGCAGGCGGAGCCCCGCCGCTGGATCTTCGCCGACACCGCCGAGATCTACCCGGCGCTGCTGGACCGCGGCGTGCGCATCGCCCGCTGCCACGACACCACGCTGGTCGAGGCGCTGCTGATGGCCCACGCGGGCCGCTTCGGCGAGCCGCACGCGCTGGGAGCGGCCTGGGCGCGCCTGCACGGCCGCGACGTCCCGGCCGACCCCGCACCCGCGTCGGGCGAGGGCGCCGAGCCGCAGCCCGCACTGTTCGAACCCGACCGCTCCACCCTGCCGCCCGACGCCGACCCGCTCGACGCGCTCGCCGAGGTCTACGCCGACCAGCAGCACCGCATCGCCGCACTGCCCCACCCCGGGCGCTTCGCGCTGCTGGCGGCGGTGGAGTCCGCCGGTGCGCTGGCCGCGGCCGAGATGGCCCAGGCCGGGGTGCCCTGGCGCGCCGACGTCCACGACGCGGTCCTCACCGAGCACCTCGGTCCCCGGCCGCCCGCCGGTACCCGCCCGCCCGTGCTGGCCGACCTCGCCGAGCAGATCTCCGCGGCCTTCGGCCGCAGCGTCAACCCCGACTCCCCGGCGCAGCTGCTGCGGGCGTTCGAGGCCGTCGGCCACCCCGTGCCCTCCACCCGCTCCTGGGTGCTGCAGCGCGTCGACCACCCCGGGGTGCCGCTGCTGCTGCGCTACAAGGAGCTTGCGCGGCTGCACTCGGCACACGGATGGGCCTGGCTGGACACCTGGGTCTCCCGCGGCCGGTTCCGGCCGGACTACGTCGTGGGCGGCGTCGTCTCGGGCCGCTGGGCCACCCGCGGAGGCGGTGCCCTGCAGATTCCCAAAGCGGTGCGCCGCGCCGTGGTCGCCGACCCCGACTGGACCCTCGTCTGCGCCGACGCCGGGCAGCTGGAGCCGCGCATCCTGGCCGCGGTCTCCGGCGACTCCGGATTGGCCGCGGCGGCCGGCAGCGACGACCTCTACGCCCGCCTGGCCGGCTCGTTCGGCGGCGACCGCGGCCGCGCGAAGATCGCCCTGCTCGCCGCCATGTACGGGCAGACCAGCGGCGACGCCGCGGCGCTGCTGCCGCGGATGCGCCGCCACTACCCGCGCGCGGTCGGCTACGTCGACGCCGCCGCACGCGCGGGCGAGGAGGGGCGGCTCGTCCGCTCCTGGTTGGGGCGCACCTGCCCGCCCCCGGCCTGGTCCCCGGACCCCGCGGACGACGGCGGGGACCGCAGCGAGCGCGCAGCGCGCGACCGCGGCCGGTTCACCCGGAACTTCGTCATCCAGGCCACGGCCGCCGAATGGGCGCTGGTGCTCATGGCCGCCGTGCGCCGCGGCCTGGCGGGTCTCGACACCTCGCGGGGGTCGGCGCGCATGGTGTTCTTCCAGCACGACGAACTCGTGCTGCACGTGCCCCGCGCGCTCGCCGGAGACGTCACCGCGATCCTGCGCGGCGCCGCCGACGAGGCCGCGGCGCTGATGTTCGGCGGCACCCCGGTGCGCTTCCCGCTCGACATCGCCGTCGTCGACCGCTACGCCGACGCCTGA
- a CDS encoding C40 family peptidase, with translation MRHRWRSCAGTTAAFAVAFTAFGAPPAWAAPSPDVQARPPIAEQMADADAAAAPQQSRPASASTGESAAGESSPAADESSSPPVGDTGELAGDVQVAGFDEARSREYFAVMPESIPRKSIDKVRGLDRVESVEVVDAAQVGVDGESTAVLGVDPAEFRNYAPEPSAKSDEIWQGIAEGRVALSDEAGKQREIDVGSRVDLAGAKGELTREVWTHATSGVAGIDALISRGLAEELGFPRGNAIIVSAPDADMWELQDDLQEALGDDASLQLLAEDPEPRPSGAPGEEVGSSTVETAIEAAKTRIGVPYVWGGESMAEGGYDCSGLVQWAFKQAGVSIPRVTHDQWFAGEQLDYSQARRGDLIFWRNDPTAPDYISHVAIYLGDGRMLESPRTGLDVRTTDVRFDNMAGVVRVHG, from the coding sequence GTGCGTCATCGGTGGAGATCGTGCGCTGGGACGACCGCGGCGTTCGCGGTGGCGTTCACCGCTTTCGGAGCCCCTCCGGCCTGGGCCGCGCCCTCGCCCGACGTCCAGGCGCGTCCGCCCATCGCCGAGCAGATGGCCGACGCCGACGCTGCCGCCGCGCCGCAGCAGAGCCGGCCCGCGTCCGCCTCGACAGGTGAGTCCGCGGCCGGCGAATCCTCCCCGGCGGCCGACGAGTCCTCGTCCCCGCCGGTGGGCGACACCGGTGAGCTGGCAGGCGACGTGCAGGTCGCCGGCTTCGACGAGGCGCGCTCCCGCGAGTACTTCGCGGTGATGCCCGAATCCATCCCGCGCAAGAGCATCGACAAGGTCCGCGGGCTCGACCGTGTCGAGTCGGTCGAGGTCGTCGACGCGGCGCAGGTGGGCGTCGACGGCGAGAGCACCGCAGTCCTCGGCGTCGACCCCGCCGAATTCCGCAACTACGCCCCCGAGCCGTCCGCGAAGTCCGACGAGATCTGGCAGGGCATCGCCGAGGGCCGCGTCGCCCTCTCCGACGAGGCCGGCAAGCAGCGCGAGATCGACGTGGGCAGCCGCGTCGACCTGGCCGGGGCCAAGGGCGAGCTCACCCGGGAGGTGTGGACGCACGCCACCTCCGGCGTCGCCGGGATCGACGCGCTCATCTCCCGGGGCCTGGCCGAGGAGCTGGGTTTCCCGCGCGGCAACGCGATCATCGTCTCGGCGCCCGACGCCGACATGTGGGAACTGCAGGACGACCTGCAGGAGGCGCTGGGCGACGACGCGTCGCTGCAGCTCCTCGCCGAGGACCCCGAGCCGCGGCCCTCCGGAGCCCCGGGCGAGGAGGTGGGCTCCTCCACGGTCGAGACCGCGATCGAGGCCGCCAAGACCCGCATCGGCGTGCCCTACGTGTGGGGCGGCGAGTCGATGGCCGAGGGCGGCTACGACTGCTCCGGGCTCGTGCAGTGGGCCTTCAAGCAGGCGGGCGTGTCGATTCCGCGCGTCACCCACGACCAGTGGTTCGCCGGCGAGCAGCTCGACTACTCCCAGGCGCGCCGCGGCGACCTGATCTTCTGGCGCAACGACCCGACGGCGCCCGACTACATCTCCCACGTCGCCATCTACCTGGGCGACGGGCGCATGCTGGAGTCGCCCCGGACCGGACTGGACGTGCGTACCACCGACGTCCGCTTCGACAACATGGCCGGCGTCGTCCGCGTCCACGGCTGA